In Carya illinoinensis cultivar Pawnee chromosome 16, C.illinoinensisPawnee_v1, whole genome shotgun sequence, a single window of DNA contains:
- the LOC122298899 gene encoding uncharacterized protein LOC122298899: protein MEFRQTLEHCDLSDLGFEGDRYTWANNRKGRLFTKERLDRVLGNSPWIAKFEDHSIHHQAAYSSYHRPLLITIHNKLNRQRKERIFRFEAKWSKREGCEGLIRRTWENLKETFDPIHITLQGLRNCQLGLKQWNKELHKLDKELLQSKLIMLNHLKEQNEGQLHDEIRELQRDVNLLQDEENRKWQQRAKQTWLREGDRNTYFFHKCVN from the coding sequence atggaaTTCAGGCAGACTTTAGAGCACTGTGATCTCAGTGATCTTGGTTTCGAGGGGGACAGATACACTTGGGCGAATAATAGAAAGGGTAGACTATTCACTAAAGAAAGACTTGACAGAGTGCTTGGAAATTCCCCCTGGATTGCTAAGTTTGAAGATCACTCTATTCATCACCAAGCAGCATATTCATCATATCACAGACCCTTACTCATAACCATTCATAACAAGCTCAACAggcaaaggaaagaaagaatattTAGGTTTGAAGCTAAATGGAGTAAAAGAGAGGGCTGTGAGGGTCTAATCAGAAGAACATGGGAGAACCTCAAAGAAACTTTTGATCCTATACACATCACTCTTCAAGGCTTAAGGAACTGTCAGTTAGGTCTGAAACAATGGAACAAAGAATTGCACAAGCTTGACAAGGAACTCCTACAGTCAAAATTGATCATGCTCAACCACCTCAAAGAACAAAATGAAGGACAACTCCATGATGAGATTAGAGAACTCCAGAGGGATGTGAATCTGTTACAAGATGAGGAAAACAGAAAGTGGCAACAAAGAGCCAAACAAACCTGGCTTAGGGAGGGGGACAGAAACACCTATTTTTTCCACAAATGTGTCAATTAG